A portion of the Sulfurospirillum diekertiae genome contains these proteins:
- a CDS encoding AraC family transcriptional regulator — protein sequence MRLGIQKQAPAEAFLFILTFLTKHYGFDASSFINARNISMQALHIKGAKINAAYINELIEEAIVYAGDSSVLFKLSESVNPNKLGVLGYLMLHSGNVEEAIIKLCRYYPLIGKTLKPFFVAENDMYKLTLLIHREGEMEHLEKYSAEIHLSALLHLINKIIPTQIYPIQTTFRHTKPLHVKAYQKIFGENILFDEVENALFFDKTQLAMQTSYDNPYLLSVFEKEAEQSLGMSVHGSLKEQVLGCILIATGELDVSLESVAHKVGMHPRTLQKKLKEEGVSFVTLLGEVRQKLATHYLQKGLTTPTIASYLGYAERSPFLRAFKKWYGVSPKVWLGLHVKS from the coding sequence TTGCGACTAGGTATTCAAAAGCAAGCCCCTGCGGAAGCATTTTTATTTATTCTCACATTTTTAACCAAACACTATGGGTTTGATGCAAGCTCTTTTATAAACGCACGCAATATCAGCATGCAAGCATTGCACATAAAGGGTGCTAAAATCAATGCAGCGTATATCAATGAACTGATTGAAGAGGCCATCGTCTATGCTGGTGATTCTAGTGTATTGTTTAAATTGTCCGAGTCTGTCAATCCCAACAAGCTTGGCGTTTTGGGGTATTTGATGCTGCATTCAGGTAATGTTGAAGAAGCGATCATCAAGCTGTGCCGTTACTATCCACTGATTGGCAAAACACTCAAGCCCTTTTTTGTGGCTGAAAATGACATGTATAAATTGACACTGCTGATTCATAGAGAAGGCGAGATGGAGCATCTTGAAAAATACAGTGCTGAGATTCACTTAAGTGCACTTCTTCATCTCATTAATAAAATTATTCCAACGCAAATTTACCCGATCCAAACGACATTTAGGCACACTAAACCTTTACATGTAAAAGCGTATCAGAAAATATTTGGCGAAAATATTCTCTTTGATGAGGTGGAAAACGCCCTCTTCTTCGACAAAACGCAACTGGCAATGCAAACAAGCTATGACAATCCGTATCTGCTCAGTGTCTTTGAAAAAGAGGCAGAACAAAGCTTGGGCATGAGTGTGCATGGAAGCCTTAAAGAACAGGTTTTAGGCTGTATACTCATTGCTACGGGTGAGTTAGATGTCTCCTTGGAAAGTGTGGCTCACAAAGTGGGCATGCACCCACGAACCCTTCAAAAAAAGCTCAAAGAAGAAGGGGTAAGTTTTGTGACACTCTTGGGCGAAGTGCGCCAAAAATTAGCAACGCATTATCTTCAAAAAGGTCTGACGACTCCCACGATTGCTTCCTATCTAGGCTACGCCGAACGAAGCCCCTTTTTACGGGCATTTAAGAAGTGGTATGGCGTGAGCCCAAAGGTGTGGTTAGGATTACATGTAAAGAGTTAA
- a CDS encoding LLM class flavin-dependent oxidoreductase, which translates to MNSPKIPLSVLDLIPVGEGFTIAQAIENSTKLAQGVEAFGYTRYWVAEHHNFSGIASAATSVILSYIGSQTHTIRIGSGGIMLPNHAPLVIAEQFGTLESLYPKRIDLGLGRAPGTDRQTMLALRRDTTNDGSDFPSMLEQLQYFLSNRAGTKGIKAVPGYGLDIPIWLLGSSTFSAQLAAEKGLPFAFASHFAPDDMEDAIRLYRANFKPSALQEPYMIICINVICAETTEQAHYLATSELQKFLHLQRGDNSPLSKPTHDMSHLWEAWEEKNIRHKTRESIWGTPDFVKERLESLISRTGANEVMINAMIHNPEERIKSYELISRVWFE; encoded by the coding sequence ATGAATAGTCCAAAAATACCACTATCGGTCTTAGACTTAATTCCCGTAGGAGAAGGCTTCACCATAGCACAAGCCATCGAGAACAGTACCAAACTAGCCCAAGGGGTTGAAGCGTTTGGATATACGCGTTATTGGGTAGCAGAACATCACAATTTTAGCGGAATTGCCAGTGCCGCAACATCGGTTATTTTAAGTTACATTGGCTCACAAACGCACACGATCAGAATAGGCTCAGGGGGAATTATGCTTCCCAACCATGCACCACTCGTCATCGCTGAGCAATTTGGAACATTAGAGTCTTTGTATCCTAAAAGAATTGATTTGGGTTTAGGAAGAGCTCCGGGAACGGATAGGCAAACCATGCTAGCCCTCAGACGAGACACCACTAATGACGGCTCAGACTTTCCTAGTATGCTGGAACAGTTGCAATACTTTTTATCCAATCGTGCGGGTACTAAAGGCATCAAAGCCGTTCCGGGCTATGGACTCGACATACCCATCTGGTTGCTTGGCTCAAGTACGTTTAGCGCGCAATTAGCGGCAGAAAAAGGACTTCCATTTGCGTTTGCCTCCCACTTTGCGCCCGATGACATGGAAGATGCCATAAGACTCTATCGTGCTAATTTTAAGCCCTCAGCGTTACAAGAGCCGTATATGATCATTTGCATTAACGTCATTTGTGCCGAAACAACGGAGCAAGCCCACTACCTAGCAACCAGCGAACTTCAAAAGTTTCTGCATCTCCAACGTGGTGATAATAGTCCGTTAAGTAAACCCACACACGATATGAGTCATTTATGGGAAGCGTGGGAAGAAAAGAACATACGCCATAAAACCAGAGAGTCCATCTGGGGAACGCCCGACTTTGTCAAAGAAAGACTAGAAAGCCTTATATCGCGAACGGGTGCTAATGAAGTGATGATCAACGCTATGATACATAACCCCGAGGAAAGAATCAAATCCTATGAGTTGATTTCGAGGGTTTGGTTTGAGTGA
- a CDS encoding TetR/AcrR family transcriptional regulator, with protein sequence MARLIDKEEKRFDIARASIPFFAQKGIAQTSMDEIAKSAGVAKGTIYLYFKNKEEIILTIWDMLAARHQEVFHARITETMSATEKIVELFNFSECKEEHDKEELLILYQNFLSTMLIDKTGLYTNYFATICQRDYDIIFQCIHQGIAKGELEVHDVDILTNTIIIFMEGTVIQAKMNNLNFEQTQSRLTKYITFLLDQYTRKEPCKN encoded by the coding sequence ATGGCTCGTCTTATTGATAAAGAAGAGAAACGCTTCGACATTGCTCGTGCTTCAATACCATTTTTTGCCCAAAAAGGTATTGCTCAAACGAGTATGGATGAAATAGCAAAAAGTGCTGGTGTTGCGAAAGGAACGATTTATCTCTATTTTAAAAATAAAGAAGAGATTATCCTTACGATTTGGGACATGTTAGCAGCACGTCATCAAGAGGTCTTTCATGCACGTATTACAGAAACAATGAGTGCCACAGAAAAAATTGTAGAACTGTTTAATTTTAGTGAATGTAAAGAAGAGCACGATAAAGAAGAACTTTTGATTCTCTACCAAAACTTTCTTAGTACCATGCTGATTGACAAAACGGGGCTTTATACCAATTATTTTGCAACCATTTGCCAAAGAGATTATGACATTATCTTCCAATGCATCCATCAAGGTATTGCCAAAGGTGAACTTGAAGTACACGATGTTGATATACTCACTAATACGATTATTATTTTTATGGAAGGAACTGTTATTCAAGCCAAGATGAACAATCTTAATTTTGAACAGACACAATCGCGCCTAACCAAATACATTACCTTTTTACTCGATCAATACACAAGGAAAGAACCATGCAAAAATTAA
- a CDS encoding TolC family protein: protein MQKLTLLCLFPLFAFAGNLPELLSLAEANKHVEASRYELEAAKEKEYATKSGYLPSLSFGANQTYNQEESMLYPEKSRTGSAIVSFTIYDGGKREALFDQQQALVKSATFSLASVQNNTSLNVIYYYYNYISTLASKEATLQKMEQLEAERYRLEKFLSVGSATADELQKIISTIEQTKVDLLTLDNTLNNISNTLEYMTGKEVRVEPGSTIAFQESKVNDATRFDILALEQSVQSAKAEAEAAKSPHLPTIKIEDTYSRFKYDYANPAWETDADHQNTVQLSMQWKIFDFGSTSASYQAAQKMYLSKNSDLAYEKDKARASFKSAQNSYTTALAKIEAAKARLSASEMTYELVKKKFQQGIVNNVTYLDALTDKFNARSQLQTALNEVEYQKAVLLYEMGKEIKGAIQ from the coding sequence ATGCAAAAATTAACACTTTTATGCCTCTTCCCATTGTTTGCTTTTGCAGGGAACTTACCTGAACTTCTCAGTCTTGCCGAAGCCAATAAACATGTGGAAGCCTCACGCTATGAGCTTGAAGCGGCAAAAGAAAAAGAGTACGCCACTAAAAGTGGGTATCTACCCAGTCTCAGTTTTGGTGCAAACCAAACCTATAACCAAGAGGAGAGTATGCTGTATCCCGAAAAGAGTCGCACAGGGTCTGCCATAGTCTCATTTACCATTTACGATGGCGGAAAACGTGAAGCGTTGTTTGACCAACAACAAGCCCTTGTAAAATCTGCCACATTTTCGCTCGCGTCGGTGCAAAACAATACCTCTTTAAACGTTATCTACTACTATTACAATTACATCAGCACCCTTGCAAGTAAAGAAGCAACGCTTCAAAAGATGGAACAACTTGAGGCAGAACGTTACAGACTTGAAAAATTTCTCTCTGTTGGGAGTGCAACCGCTGATGAGTTGCAAAAGATCATCTCAACGATTGAGCAAACCAAAGTCGACCTTTTAACCCTAGACAATACCCTCAACAACATTTCAAACACCCTAGAATATATGACAGGGAAAGAGGTACGTGTTGAGCCAGGTTCAACCATAGCATTTCAAGAAAGCAAAGTAAATGACGCAACACGCTTTGATATTTTAGCGTTAGAGCAGAGCGTTCAAAGTGCTAAAGCAGAAGCAGAAGCGGCAAAATCACCGCATTTGCCAACCATTAAAATAGAGGACACCTATTCACGTTTCAAATACGACTATGCAAACCCTGCATGGGAAACGGATGCAGACCACCAAAATACCGTACAACTCTCGATGCAATGGAAAATCTTTGACTTTGGTTCCACTTCAGCCAGTTACCAAGCCGCACAAAAGATGTACCTTTCCAAAAACAGTGACTTAGCTTACGAAAAAGACAAAGCTAGAGCCAGTTTTAAAAGTGCTCAAAACAGCTACACAACAGCCCTTGCAAAAATAGAAGCGGCCAAAGCAAGACTTAGCGCATCTGAGATGACGTATGAGCTGGTTAAAAAGAAATTTCAACAAGGTATTGTGAACAACGTCACCTATCTTGACGCTCTTACTGATAAATTTAATGCACGCTCACAACTTCAAACCGCTTTAAATGAAGTGGAATACCAAAAAGCCGTCTTACTCTACGAAATGGGTAAAGAGATAAAAGGAGCCATCCAATGA
- the poxB gene encoding ubiquinone-dependent pyruvate dehydrogenase yields MNDNIAMYFAKLLAEVGIKRIWGITGDSLNGLSDSLQKLGKIEWMGTRHEETAAFAAGADAKISGKLAVCAGSSGPGNLHLINGLFDCHRKGVPVLAIASHIPSSEIGSNYFQETHPENLFKECSVYCELVTNPDQMPHVLETAIRQAILKKGVSVIVIPGDLLLRPMPKDAKYLWSEPHLPKVLPCVEDINELATILNENKNITFLCGAGCSDAHDDVVELAKRLHAPIVHALGGKESMEGNNPNSVGMTGLIGYESGYYAMENSDVLLILGSAFPYKAFYPQKAKIVQIDIKPEALGRHTQISLGIVGDVKSSLELLTPKIKQKENDTFLKSALKHYQSTVETFDKLASGTSKEGLIHPQYLTKLIDKYASEDAIFTCDVGTPTVWAARYLNMNGKRKLIGSFNHGSMASALPQAIGAKVSAPDKEVIALCGDGGFAMLMGDLLTLVQHTIKAKIVIYNNSSLGFVAIEMKAGGYLSDNTELTNPDFSAIAKAVGIKSFRVEKPEELESRVKEFLAFDGAALLDVTTAKQELTMPPKISFENAKGFSIYMLRAIINGKGDELVEVARENLIR; encoded by the coding sequence ATGAATGACAACATTGCGATGTACTTTGCGAAGCTTTTAGCCGAAGTAGGCATCAAACGCATATGGGGAATTACAGGGGATTCGCTCAATGGATTAAGTGATAGTTTGCAAAAATTGGGAAAAATTGAGTGGATGGGAACACGGCATGAAGAAACGGCAGCGTTTGCGGCAGGTGCCGATGCAAAAATCAGCGGAAAACTCGCTGTGTGTGCAGGCTCTTCTGGACCTGGAAATCTGCATCTGATTAACGGTCTTTTTGATTGCCACCGAAAAGGGGTTCCTGTTTTGGCGATTGCTTCGCACATTCCTTCGAGTGAAATCGGAAGTAATTATTTTCAAGAGACGCATCCCGAAAATTTATTTAAAGAGTGCAGTGTTTATTGTGAGTTGGTCACCAATCCTGATCAGATGCCACATGTCTTAGAGACGGCGATCAGACAAGCCATTTTGAAAAAAGGAGTAAGCGTCATCGTCATTCCAGGCGATCTTTTACTCCGTCCGATGCCCAAAGATGCTAAGTATCTGTGGAGCGAACCGCATTTGCCAAAGGTGTTGCCATGTGTTGAGGACATCAATGAGCTTGCAACAATTTTAAATGAGAACAAAAACATAACATTTTTGTGTGGGGCAGGGTGCAGTGATGCGCACGATGACGTGGTTGAACTTGCCAAACGGCTTCATGCGCCCATTGTCCATGCGCTTGGAGGCAAAGAGTCGATGGAAGGAAACAACCCCAACAGTGTTGGCATGACAGGCCTCATCGGCTATGAATCGGGGTACTACGCGATGGAAAACTCCGATGTCCTGCTCATCTTAGGCTCAGCGTTTCCGTACAAAGCGTTTTACCCTCAAAAGGCTAAAATCGTGCAAATCGACATCAAACCTGAAGCACTCGGAAGACACACCCAAATCAGTTTAGGCATCGTGGGCGATGTGAAATCCAGTCTAGAACTCTTAACGCCTAAAATCAAACAAAAAGAGAATGACACCTTTTTAAAAAGTGCCCTAAAACACTACCAATCAACGGTCGAGACCTTTGACAAACTCGCCAGTGGAACCAGTAAAGAAGGCTTAATTCACCCGCAATACTTAACCAAATTGATCGACAAATACGCCAGTGAGGACGCGATCTTTACGTGCGATGTCGGCACACCCACGGTTTGGGCGGCACGTTACTTAAATATGAATGGAAAGCGAAAGCTCATCGGCTCGTTCAATCACGGTTCGATGGCCAGTGCCCTTCCACAAGCCATCGGCGCAAAAGTAAGCGCTCCTGATAAAGAAGTCATTGCTCTATGTGGTGATGGCGGTTTTGCAATGCTCATGGGCGATCTGCTCACACTGGTTCAGCACACCATCAAAGCCAAAATCGTGATTTACAATAATAGCTCCTTAGGCTTTGTCGCCATCGAGATGAAAGCGGGTGGCTATCTATCGGACAATACCGAATTAACCAACCCCGACTTTTCAGCCATTGCCAAAGCCGTTGGTATAAAAAGCTTCAGAGTTGAAAAACCTGAGGAGTTAGAAAGCCGTGTCAAAGAGTTCCTTGCCTTTGATGGAGCGGCACTTTTAGATGTCACCACCGCCAAACAAGAGTTAACCATGCCACCAAAAATCTCTTTTGAAAATGCAAAAGGATTCAGCATTTACATGTTAAGAGCGATTATTAACGGCAAAGGCGATGAATTGGTCGAAGTGGCAAGAGAGAATTTAATACGCTAA
- a CDS encoding pseudouridine synthase has translation MNETPHDSKELLALNKPKGYLVTRSDDLGRKTVYDLLPEWAFSEGWMPIGRLDLESKGLLLFTTNSKINHALTTPQNCIKVYEIWVRGHVSDEHIAEALKGVQSPHGLLKALEVEKVGTGGAKTKLRVKIDEGKNRHIRRLFGALKDSKFGTPLKVLELKRVSIGSFNLDIESAQWRFLSVEEEKMLIKNLYM, from the coding sequence ATGAATGAAACACCACACGATTCAAAAGAGCTGTTGGCCCTCAATAAACCCAAAGGTTATCTGGTCACGCGCTCGGATGATCTGGGGCGCAAAACTGTTTATGATCTTTTGCCTGAGTGGGCGTTTAGCGAGGGTTGGATGCCGATTGGACGGCTTGATCTGGAATCGAAGGGGCTTTTACTCTTTACGACCAACAGCAAAATCAACCATGCATTGACCACACCTCAAAACTGCATCAAGGTCTATGAGATTTGGGTCAGAGGTCATGTGAGCGACGAGCATATCGCAGAGGCGTTAAAAGGGGTGCAAAGCCCACATGGACTGCTCAAAGCGCTTGAAGTCGAAAAAGTGGGCACTGGTGGCGCGAAAACAAAACTTAGGGTCAAAATTGACGAGGGAAAAAATAGGCATATCCGAAGGCTTTTTGGAGCGCTGAAAGATTCAAAATTTGGTACACCTTTAAAAGTTTTAGAGTTAAAGCGTGTCAGCATTGGCAGTTTTAACCTCGACATCGAAAGTGCTCAGTGGCGTTTTCTTTCCGTTGAAGAGGAAAAAATGCTTATTAAAAACCTTTACATGTAA
- a CDS encoding efflux RND transporter periplasmic adaptor subunit: MKKILITTLFLFQALVAGEVYATFDVVSEKSSELGLSISGVVGALHVNVGDKVKKGDLLLALSNAQEKNEYEVARKNAEHSVKIYDRYAKISDVIDKEKMENYLYDKDIQLLNAQNKEIIFKKTELRAPYDLVVTKKMTELGNIVLGSQTKLLTVESTHDVKLVLKMDEKYWTTVKVGQKFVYKVDGSDKKYEGVISKIYPTILPSTREMQAEVKAVDLMPGLFGNGMISVD; this comes from the coding sequence ATGAAAAAAATTTTAATTACAACCTTATTTCTGTTTCAAGCCCTTGTCGCAGGGGAAGTTTACGCAACCTTTGATGTTGTCAGCGAAAAAAGCTCCGAACTTGGTCTTTCCATTTCAGGCGTTGTTGGCGCTTTACATGTAAACGTTGGAGACAAAGTCAAAAAAGGTGATTTGCTACTTGCGTTAAGCAATGCACAAGAAAAAAATGAGTATGAAGTTGCACGCAAAAATGCAGAACATTCGGTTAAAATCTATGATCGTTATGCCAAAATCTCTGATGTCATCGACAAGGAGAAGATGGAAAACTACCTCTACGATAAAGATATTCAGCTTTTAAATGCTCAAAACAAAGAGATTATCTTCAAAAAAACAGAACTTCGCGCACCGTATGATTTAGTCGTTACAAAGAAAATGACAGAACTTGGCAATATCGTTCTAGGTTCACAAACCAAGCTTTTAACCGTTGAGAGCACTCACGATGTCAAGCTTGTGCTTAAAATGGATGAAAAATACTGGACTACGGTTAAAGTAGGGCAAAAATTTGTCTATAAAGTCGATGGAAGCGATAAAAAATATGAAGGTGTGATCAGTAAAATCTACCCAACCATTTTGCCAAGTACACGTGAAATGCAAGCCGAAGTGAAAGCCGTCGATCTCATGCCAGGTCTTTTTGGCAACGGCATGATCAGTGTGGACTAA
- a CDS encoding CopD family protein — protein sequence MNSYSLVLAFHVISIATWMIMLVYLPKLFVYHINAPRDAQAVIALQETSLYKVGTIAMVFSITFGLILLYLNPSLLQSGGWLHLKLALVACMVGYHFTCKKYIIQLTNEDASNRIRFFRLFRVIPEITTSLIILLTIIKPF from the coding sequence ATGAATAGTTACAGTCTTGTACTCGCATTTCACGTTATCTCTATTGCGACATGGATGATTATGCTTGTATATCTGCCTAAACTCTTTGTCTATCACATCAATGCACCACGTGATGCTCAAGCGGTCATCGCGTTGCAAGAAACTAGTCTTTATAAAGTTGGAACCATTGCTATGGTCTTTTCGATCACATTTGGACTTATCTTACTTTATCTCAACCCAAGCTTACTCCAAAGTGGAGGGTGGCTACATCTTAAGCTCGCATTGGTGGCCTGTATGGTGGGCTATCACTTTACATGTAAAAAATATATTATCCAATTAACCAATGAAGATGCTTCAAACAGGATACGATTTTTTAGGCTTTTTAGAGTTATCCCTGAGATCACCACTTCTTTAATTATTCTTCTTACCATCATCAAGCCATTTTAA
- a CDS encoding DUF3465 domain-containing protein, whose protein sequence is MKKIVLILLISLEIFAGSVMCDSGNVTKLLSDDMTGSRHQRFIVKLASGKTLLIAHNIDIAPKVSSLTEGSFIKFCGEYESNAKGGVVHWTHHDPHNRHVNGWIEYNGHKYE, encoded by the coding sequence ATGAAAAAAATAGTATTGATACTGCTGATAAGCCTCGAGATATTTGCTGGCTCAGTTATGTGCGATTCGGGAAATGTAACAAAACTCCTAAGCGATGACATGACAGGCAGTCGCCATCAACGGTTTATCGTCAAATTGGCATCGGGCAAAACATTGCTTATTGCGCACAATATTGATATAGCGCCGAAAGTATCTTCGCTTACCGAAGGTAGTTTTATAAAATTTTGTGGCGAATATGAGAGTAACGCCAAAGGTGGCGTAGTGCATTGGACACATCACGATCCACACAATCGTCATGTTAACGGTTGGATAGAATACAACGGACACAAATATGAGTAG
- a CDS encoding DsbA family oxidoreductase, with protein MTLSNKIRIDIISDVVCPWCIIGYKRLEHAMKELGVENKFELVWNPFELNPTMSLDGEDAVSYLAHKYTMSVEQVKSTQATITKNGSELGFTFNYYDGMKTVNTRNAHILLDVAKEFGKQTELKMRLFSAHFTEKKDISNRHTLGELVQSIGLDKDLFLAKLDDESARMKVQEAEEYWHKQNISAVPTMIFNNELIMNGAYPVETYQKVLTELLEKRLKKSYM; from the coding sequence ATGACACTCTCCAATAAAATCAGAATTGACATCATCTCTGACGTCGTTTGTCCTTGGTGTATCATCGGTTATAAACGTTTAGAACACGCCATGAAAGAACTCGGTGTGGAAAATAAGTTTGAACTTGTGTGGAATCCCTTTGAGCTCAATCCAACGATGTCGCTTGATGGCGAAGATGCCGTTTCCTATTTGGCGCATAAATACACGATGAGCGTAGAACAAGTGAAATCTACTCAAGCAACTATCACAAAAAATGGGTCGGAACTAGGGTTTACGTTTAATTACTATGATGGAATGAAGACGGTCAATACGCGCAATGCTCACATCTTGCTCGATGTTGCAAAAGAATTTGGAAAGCAAACGGAACTTAAAATGCGACTCTTTAGCGCTCATTTTACAGAGAAAAAAGATATATCAAACCGCCATACGTTAGGAGAGCTTGTACAAAGCATTGGATTAGACAAAGATCTCTTTTTGGCAAAACTGGATGATGAAAGTGCGAGAATGAAAGTGCAAGAGGCAGAAGAGTATTGGCATAAACAAAACATATCTGCAGTTCCCACAATGATCTTCAATAACGAACTGATCATGAACGGCGCCTATCCTGTTGAAACGTATCAAAAAGTTTTAACAGAATTACTGGAAAAGAGGCTTAAAAAGAGTTACATGTAA